Within Paeniglutamicibacter psychrophenolicus, the genomic segment CGGCTGGAAGCTTCCGGCTTCCCAGACGCGGGAGAGCCAATCGAAGAAGCCGCCGGCGAGCCGTGCGGTGGCGGTTCCCTCGGTGAGGATCCCGACCCCGCCGCGTTGTTCGTAGATGGCGCACTCATCGGTGTTGGCCGCGGCCATGATGGAATAGCGGTTGCGTTGGCGCGGGTCCATGAAGCCGAGGTTGCTTGATTCGAGCAGCACGGCATGTTCGGCCCCGGAATAGAGCGCGGCGAAGAGCGCGGCGGCATCCGGTGCGGCATCCAGGGCCAGGTGGACCGGTTCCAGCGCGGCGGACTCGGCGCGCTCGGGCGCGAGCACGCGGTGGCAGGCCGGCAATGCCCGCAGCGCCCGCAACACGTGCCCCGGGGCACTGCCGTCGGCCCGGTTCTCCACGGTGACATCGGCGTGGTCCTGCACCGAATCGGCGGCCAGGTAGGCGTCCTCCTGGGCGGCCCATGCGTCCCAGTGCGCGGCGAAGACCTCCCCGTCGCGTTCCAGGGCACGGGTCTTGCGCATGTCGTCGGGCACCTGGACCCAGAGGAGGGCATCGAGCAGCGGGCGGGCTGCTGCACAGCCGGCCCCGACACCCTCGATGATGATGACCGGGGCCGGATCCAGCGCTGTCCGGGTGCCGGGGGCGCCCGAGCCCCAATCCCAGGTGTCCCAGCCGGCGGCGCGGCCCTGGGCCAGCGGGGTCAGGACCTGCTCGACGTAGGCTGCGGTGCCGGCGGCCAAGCCGTCCCATCCGGGGTAGATGTCCTCGAGGTGGAAGACGGAGACCTCGCGGTGGCGGCGCAGGACGGTGGCCAGTTCCGCGGCAAGGGTGCTCTTCCCGGCGCCGGAGCGGCCGTCGATGCCAAGGACCAGGACGGGGCTAGTTGCCACGTTGGGGCATGATGTGGGCGCGCACGTAGTCGAGCACTCCCGGGATGGCGGCGTTGACCATTTGCCAGCACAGGCGGAAATCCGCCGAGTCGCCGAACCATGGATCGTAGATGCCCTGGTCCTCGAGCGGGGTCGCGGACAGGGCGGTGTCGAAGGAGCGCATCATGCGCAGTTCAGGTCGCGGGGCCGAGGCATCGGCGGGCAGCAGCTTCGCCAGCGCCGCGTAGTGGTCCTGGTCCATGGCCAGCAGCAGGTCCATCCCGGGCAACGAATCGGGGTCAAGGACGCGGGCGACGTGTTCCCCGGCATCGATGCCGTGGGACTGCAGGACGGCCGCGGCCCGCGGGTCGATGCCGTGGCCGGCCTCGCCGTCGCGGGTGCCGGCGGACTCCACCGAGACGTCGGTGATCCCGGCATCGTTGAGTGCCGTGCGAAGCATGTACTCGGCCATGGGGGAGCGGCAGATGTTGCCCGTGCACACTGTCATTATCCGAAACATGGTTTTAGTCTATGGCCCTTACGCACCTAGTGACAGGCCCAAACACGCTTCCGCCCGATGGTTATCGGATTGTGCCCTTCCCCGTGCCTGCCGACCGGGGTGCGCTGCGAGGGGTCAGTGGATGAAGACCAGCAGGGCGGCGACGAAAATGAACAGGGTGCCGAAGGTCAGGTTCAGGATCTTTTGCCCGCGCTCGGTGGCGGTGAAGCGGCTGAAGCTCTTGGCCGAGGCGGCGAAGAAAAGCCACATCACCACGATGTCCACGGCCACGATGGTGCCGATGAAGACCAGGTACTGGGGCAGTGCCGGGGCATCGAGGCGGATGAACTGCGGGGTGAAGGCCAGGAAGAACACGATGGCCTTGGGGTTGAGCAGGTTGACCCACAGCCCGCGGCGGAACATCGAAAGGGAAGATTCGCGCCCGCGCAGGTCGATTTCCTCGCTTCCCTGCGGCTTGGCCAGGATCAGCCGCACGCCCAGGTACACCAGGTAGGCGGCGCCGGCGTAGCGGATGCCGGTGAAAAACAGCGGGGAACGGGACACCAGCAGCCCCACGCCGGCGGCCACCACGATCACATGGATGAGCAGGGCTGCCTGCTGGCCCAGGATGCCCCACATGGAGCGGCGGAAGCCGGAGTTCAGCGAATTGGTCATGGTGTTGATGGCCCCGGCGCCGGGGGTGAAGCTGATCAACGTGGAAGCGCCTAGCAGCGAGAGCCAAAGGGAAAGAGTCACCGGACAAGTTTAGGGGAGCACGGGCCCGCTCCCGTACCCGCCCGGCCCGGGAGTCCGGCAGGTGGGACGGCCGGCGAACGCTACTCCCAGGCCGGCACCCGGTGCGAGGAGGCGACCTGCGCATACCAGCGGGCCGAGGCCTTGGGGATGCGGGCCTGGGTGTCGTAGTCGACCCGCACGATCCCGAAGCGCTTGTCGTAGCCGAAGGCCCACTCGAAGTTGTCCAGCAGCGACCACACCAGGTACCCGCGCACCTCGGCCCCGCGTTCCATGGCCCGGTGCACGGCCCGCAGGTGCGCATCGATGAACGCCAGCCGCCCGGCACTGTCATCGACGAACCCGCTCTCATCGGGTTCGTCGTCGTAGGCGGCGCCGTTCTCGGTGATGACCATGGGGATCCCGGCAGGCCCGGTGTATTGATCCTGCAGGCGCAGCAGCAACCGTTCGAGCCCCTCGGGTTGGACCTCCCAGCCCATGGCGGTGCGCGGCAGTGGCCGGTCGATGTTTTGCACCCGCTCGCTGCCCACCGCTGGGCTCCGGCGCGGGAGCCCGCGCCCGGAGGCGAACACCAGCGACTGCTCGGAGCCCTGCGGGTCCTGGCCAGCGGCAACCAGCACCCCGTTGTAGTAGTTCACGCCCAGCACGTCGATGGGTGCGGCAATGGTTTCCAGGTCGTTGTCCCTGATATGTCCTGCCAAGCCGGCCTCGGCCATGTCCCCAAGCACGTCTTCGGGGTACTGGCCGCGGAAGATGGGGTCCAGGAAGACCCTGTTGAAGGAGCCGTCGATGCGCCGGGCTGCATCCACGTCCCCGGGGTTTGCCGGGTCTGCGGGGTCGGCGACGGTGAAATTCAGCGTGATGCCCAGCCGGTGCTCCCTGCCCGCGGACTCCCGCATCGCTTCGGTGGCCAGCCCGTGGCCCAGCAGCAGGTGGTGCGCCGCGGCCACCGCCTCGGCTGGATCCGTGTGCCCGGGAGCATGCTCGCCGCCGGCATGGGAGAGGAAGGACGAGCACCACGGTTCGTTCAGCGTGGTCCAATCCACGACCCGGTCCTTGAGGTGTTCGAACACCTCCAGGGCGTAGTCGGCAAAGCGGTAGGCGGTGTCGCGGTTGGCCCAGCCGCCGCGTTCGCCCAGGGCCTGCGGCAAGTCCCAGTGGTAGAGGGTGAGCCACGGGGAGATCCCGTTTTCCAGCAGCTCGTCGACCAGCCGTGAGTAGAAATCCAGGCCCTTGGGATTCAGCTCCCTGTCACCGGGCTTGATGCGCGCCCAGGAGGTGGAGAAACGGTAGGTGTCCAGGCCCAGCTCGGCCATCAGCGCCACGTCCTGCGGCATCCGGTGGTAGTGGTCGGCGGCAACCGATCCGTCGTGGCCGGAAAACACCGCGCCGTCGACCCGGCAAAACGCATCCCAGATGGAATCCTCCCGGCCGTCCTCGTGGCTTGCGCCCTCGATCTGGAAGGCGGCGGTTGCCGACCCGAAGTGGAATCCGGGGGGAAATTCCAGGGTGCTCGTGGAATCGAATCCGGCGGCAAGGGGATTGGGCGTGCCCGTGGTGGGTAGTTCGGTCATGGCGGGGACTGGTCCTCAACGATCATGAACGCACCAGCGTTCGGCCGACGGTTGCCACGAGCCTAGTGCGAATCCCCGCTGCGGGCCAGGTCCGGCCGGGAAGGCCGGGGCAGGAGCCCTTCGAAGGGGCCCGGTCCGTGGCGCGCCCGCCGGGAAGAGGCCAGGCCAGCGGTGGCGGCTACGTGTGTTCCGCGTCGTGCCTGGCCTTGTCCACGCCGGCCGTTGCGTCGGCCATGAAGCGGGACACCAGCTTCACTTCCTGATCGGTGTAGGTGGAAATGACCTCCATCATGCTCGCCGCCAGGGGTGCGAACATGGCGCGCCCGTCGGCCTGCGCCTTGGGGGTGAGCTTGATGCGGACCACACGGCGGTCCTTGTCGACGCGCAGGCGCTCGATGTGGCCGATGCGCTCGAGACGGTCCAGCATCGCGCTGGTGGCCGGTGAACTGAGTTGCAAGGTCCGCGAGAGCTCCCCCGGGGTCGGCGGGGTCCCCGCGCGTTCGAACCGCATGATGACGGCCAGCGCATTCATGTCCGTGCGGTGGGTCTTGTGCCGGGTGCCGGTGGATTCGACGTAGCGGTCCGATGCCTGCCCGAACTGCTGAAGCAGCAGGACGAGTTCGAAGGCGGCGGCGGGATCCATGGTGACCATTCTATGCCGCGGCTTGAAATAGTTCCATGATGGAAATACTCTTTGATGGAGGCATAGCGGAATGCGGGCCCAAGGTCGCCCGCACAACGAGGGGTTGGATCGTGGGCAATCAGATATTGGACGCCGGGGCGGGCACCGGCAGGCTGGGAAATAAGCACCGGCCGGGCACGGGCAAGGCCGTCTTCCGCGCGGTGCTGGCCGTGGCGTTGGTGGCCATCTGGCTGGGGGTGGCAGGGGTCGGCGGACCCACCTTCGGGAAACTCGGCGACGTTCAAACCAATGACCAGGCAGCCTTCCTGCCTGCCACCGCCGAGGCGACCCGGGCCCTGGAATGGCAGGCGAAATTCCGTACCTCTGACGCCATTCCGGCGGTCGTGGTGATCGCCGGAGAATCGGTCCTTGACCAAGCGGCAATCAAGGACGTGGTGGCATCGCTCAAGGACCTGAAGGGCCTTGACGGCGACATCGTCGGGCCCTTCGCCTCCGAAGACGGACTTGCCGCGCAGCTGCTCGTCCCGCTGGACGGCAACGTGGAAGTCGACGAAGCCGTCGACTCCCTGCGGGCGGAACTCGCCGATCGGATCCCCGAGGGGACCCGCGCCTACGTCACCGGCCCCGCCGGTTTCAGCGCCGATCTGGTCGAGGCCTTCGGCGGCATCGACGGTGTGCTGCTGGGCGTGGCACTCGGTGCCGTCTTCCTGATCCTGCTGCTGGTCTATCGCTCCGTCCTGTTGCCGGTCACCGTGCTGTTCACCTCGGTCGCAGCTCTCTGCGCGGCCATCCTGGCCGTGTACTTCATGGCCCAGGAGGGCTGGATCCGGCTCGACGGGCAAAGCCAGGGAATCCTCTCGATCCTTGTCATCGGCGCGGCAACCGACTACTCGCTGCTGCTGGTCGCCAGGCACAAGGAGGCGCTCGCCGGAGGGCAAGGCCGCTGGGAGGCCGCGGCCACCGCATGGAAGCGGTCCGTGGAGCCCATCCTGGCCTCCGGCGGCACCGTGACCGCGGGCCTGCTGTGCCTGCTCTTCTCGGACCTGAACTCCAACAAGGCGCTGGGGCCCATCGGAGCCAGCGGCATCATCTTCTCCATCTTCGCAGCCCTGACGTTTCTGCCCGCCGCACTGGCGCTGCTGGGAAGGGCTGCCTACTGGCCGTTCCCGCCGAAACCGCAGGCCCCGCTTGGGCCCGAGGAGCTTCCCGCGGGATTGTGGGGTCGCGTCGCGGGATTCGTTGGACGCCATCCTCGTTCGATTTGGGTGCTCACCGCGCTGGTGCTGGCTGCCGGGGCCCTGGGCATGACGCAGCTCAAGGCCTCCGGTGTGCCGCAAAGCGAACTGGTCCTGGGCCAGACCGACTCCCGGGACGGGCAGATCGCGCTCGGCGAGCATTTCCCCGGCGGAACCGGCAGCCCGCTGTTCGCCATCGTCGATGAAGCACGGGCAGCCGACCTGGTGCCCCTGGTCGAGGACGTCAACGGGGTGGCTTCGGCCTACCTCCAGGCCGCGGACGGGGGACCGGCGCTGGCCCGGGCAGGAGGCGAACCTCAGGTCGTCGAGGGACGATCCCTGCTGTCCATCACGCTTGGTGACGCCGCCGACTCGGACGCCGCCAAGTCGACGCTGCTCGACCTGCGGAGGCTTCTCCACCACGAAGACCCCGGGTCGCTGGTGGGTGGAACCACCGCCACGCTCAGAGACACGGCGACCACCGCCCAGACGGACCTGGTCAAGATCATTCCGCTGGTGCTGGGTGCCATCCTGGTCATCCTGATGTTGCTGCTGCGCTCGATCCTCGCACCGGTGCTCCTGGTGGCGACCACCCTGCTTTCCTACGGGACGGCGATGGGGGTTTCGGCCTGGGTCTTCAACGGCATCTTCAACTTCGTCGGGGCCGACCCGTCCGTTCCGCTCTTCGGGTTCGTGTTCCTGGTGGCGTTGGGCGTGGACTACAACATCTTCCTGATGACCCGGGTCAGGGAGGAATCCCTGGAGCACGGCACGCGTGCGGGCGTCCTGCGGGGCCTGGCCGTCACCGGTGGCGTCATCACCTCCGCGGGCGTGGTGCTGGCGGCCACATTTGCCGCGCTGGGCATCATCCCCATCATGTTCCTTCTGCAGCTCGGATTCATCGTCGCCTTCGGCGTGCTGCTTGACACCCTGGTGGTCAGGTCGCTGCTGGTGCCGGCCCTGATCCATGATCTCGGCGGGAAAGTTTGGTGGCCGAGCAAGCTCGGACGC encodes:
- a CDS encoding low molecular weight protein-tyrosine-phosphatase, encoding MFRIMTVCTGNICRSPMAEYMLRTALNDAGITDVSVESAGTRDGEAGHGIDPRAAAVLQSHGIDAGEHVARVLDPDSLPGMDLLLAMDQDHYAALAKLLPADASAPRPELRMMRSFDTALSATPLEDQGIYDPWFGDSADFRLCWQMVNAAIPGVLDYVRAHIMPQRGN
- a CDS encoding glycoside hydrolase family 1 protein codes for the protein MTELPTTGTPNPLAAGFDSTSTLEFPPGFHFGSATAAFQIEGASHEDGREDSIWDAFCRVDGAVFSGHDGSVAADHYHRMPQDVALMAELGLDTYRFSTSWARIKPGDRELNPKGLDFYSRLVDELLENGISPWLTLYHWDLPQALGERGGWANRDTAYRFADYALEVFEHLKDRVVDWTTLNEPWCSSFLSHAGGEHAPGHTDPAEAVAAAHHLLLGHGLATEAMRESAGREHRLGITLNFTVADPADPANPGDVDAARRIDGSFNRVFLDPIFRGQYPEDVLGDMAEAGLAGHIRDNDLETIAAPIDVLGVNYYNGVLVAAGQDPQGSEQSLVFASGRGLPRRSPAVGSERVQNIDRPLPRTAMGWEVQPEGLERLLLRLQDQYTGPAGIPMVITENGAAYDDEPDESGFVDDSAGRLAFIDAHLRAVHRAMERGAEVRGYLVWSLLDNFEWAFGYDKRFGIVRVDYDTQARIPKASARWYAQVASSHRVPAWE
- a CDS encoding MarR family winged helix-turn-helix transcriptional regulator, producing the protein MDPAAAFELVLLLQQFGQASDRYVESTGTRHKTHRTDMNALAVIMRFERAGTPPTPGELSRTLQLSSPATSAMLDRLERIGHIERLRVDKDRRVVRIKLTPKAQADGRAMFAPLAASMMEVISTYTDQEVKLVSRFMADATAGVDKARHDAEHT
- a CDS encoding LysE family transporter yields the protein MTLSLWLSLLGASTLISFTPGAGAINTMTNSLNSGFRRSMWGILGQQAALLIHVIVVAAGVGLLVSRSPLFFTGIRYAGAAYLVYLGVRLILAKPQGSEEIDLRGRESSLSMFRRGLWVNLLNPKAIVFFLAFTPQFIRLDAPALPQYLVFIGTIVAVDIVVMWLFFAASAKSFSRFTATERGQKILNLTFGTLFIFVAALLVFIH
- a CDS encoding MMPL family transporter; protein product: MGNKHRPGTGKAVFRAVLAVALVAIWLGVAGVGGPTFGKLGDVQTNDQAAFLPATAEATRALEWQAKFRTSDAIPAVVVIAGESVLDQAAIKDVVASLKDLKGLDGDIVGPFASEDGLAAQLLVPLDGNVEVDEAVDSLRAELADRIPEGTRAYVTGPAGFSADLVEAFGGIDGVLLGVALGAVFLILLLVYRSVLLPVTVLFTSVAALCAAILAVYFMAQEGWIRLDGQSQGILSILVIGAATDYSLLLVARHKEALAGGQGRWEAAATAWKRSVEPILASGGTVTAGLLCLLFSDLNSNKALGPIGASGIIFSIFAALTFLPAALALLGRAAYWPFPPKPQAPLGPEELPAGLWGRVAGFVGRHPRSIWVLTALVLAAGALGMTQLKASGVPQSELVLGQTDSRDGQIALGEHFPGGTGSPLFAIVDEARAADLVPLVEDVNGVASAYLQAADGGPALARAGGEPQVVEGRSLLSITLGDAADSDAAKSTLLDLRRLLHHEDPGSLVGGTTATLRDTATTAQTDLVKIIPLVLGAILVILMLLLRSILAPVLLVATTLLSYGTAMGVSAWVFNGIFNFVGADPSVPLFGFVFLVALGVDYNIFLMTRVREESLEHGTRAGVLRGLAVTGGVITSAGVVLAATFAALGIIPIMFLLQLGFIVAFGVLLDTLVVRSLLVPALIHDLGGKVWWPSKLGRAR